acacTTAACAATTTTAGAAGGGAGAGGGGGGTACGCTAGCGAAATAGTTAAATCaaatattcttaaaaataaaaacgaaTATTCTAAAAATAAGGTACTgcacatatattaatttttttttttttttttttttttgtgaataaatatatataaacacattataattcaaaaaaaaaataaaataatataaattatatttatatagataCAGCTAAATATTCAGAATCTACAAggtatgttttttttatactttatgaaaaagaaaaaaaaaaaagaatacaaTGTGTAAATAAATGGATGAAGAGAGGAAGATgttatatgtttaatatgattaaataatatgtgaacattttttttttttttttctcataaaAATCtagataaagatatatattcaaataggTAGAATGATATTGAAAAGGAGTGTAATATTGTTATAGGAAatgtttttcatttttcatttttaattatttaatttctttttatttgttttttttttttttttttttttttttcttataggGAGGAGAAaagtatttatatgaatGCAAAAAAcactttaaaataaataatgctTATTcgattatttaataattcacatgaacattttatttttatttttctttatattttagtttttttaatgaaaaatagatttaaatatattaatcacACAAAGAATAGTTACTTCGTGGACAATTATCTAaaggtaatatatatataaaacacaaaaaaaaaaaaaaaaaaaaaaaaattaataaataaataaataaataaaataaaaaataaaataaaaaaatatatatttatatatatatatatatatatttttcttatatgttattcaatatatacatttgtaaTTATTTGAATAAAGGAACGaccaattattatattgagATATAAGGgatttcaaaaaaaagataaaaaaaatgtgaatatataaagaaatatgaaATGCTCCAATCACACAtgaatgtaatatatatatatatataacatgttaatatatacataacacattttcatatgtttattattattattattattattattttgttttattttttatttttttttttttatattgacCAGAATAACTTGAAAAGACCTGATAAGTATTGTAAAATATCTGTAGTTTCCAGTTTTGATTTTCCAAATAATCTATCAACAAAAACGTAACCAACTTCTTCTATAGATTTTCCCATTTTATATGCTCTTACAAGAACTTCCATTTGAAAAACATAACCTGTATTATTAATAGATTGCATAAGTTCCTTCAGTACATtagttttatataatctAAAAGACCCGGTTAAATCTGATAGATTAATGAATAATAGAAATTGAGCTAAAAAATTTGCTACTCTACTTATTATAATTCTATTAAATGACCATCCTGATATTCCACCTTGGTTCTTATATCTTGTGCCTGTAACAATGTCAcaatttttttctctttgttttttaataaagttataaatatatttaggaTGATGTGATAAATCAGCATCcattattataacaaaatctcctgttacattttttaaaccTTCCATATATGCAGAACCTAACCctaattttccttttctttgtattaataataattcttcatCCTTAAAAATGTTTTGTAACTTTTTGTACACATCTGCAGTACCATCTTGACTATTATCATCTATTACAATTATTTCAAATTTAATTTCAtgtttatttaattcatcaattatcatataaataagatATGGTaagttttctttttcattgtAAGTAGGTAATATAAtcgaatatttaaaattacaaCACACCATATTTATGCATAAGCCTAAGAGTGTAATGACAAACAGGAAAAATCGAATAAccatatttcaaaaaaaaaaaaaaaaaaaaaaaaaaaaaaatatacacatatatatatatatatatatatatatatacttatatgtTAACCCAACAATGAATTTTCTCCCTATTCTGTGCATCTAAAAAAATTGTTAAAGATGCCactaaatataataacaccTGTTTATTGGGTTGAAcgtaaagaataaaaaaaaaaaaaatatatataatgatatatgtaataacatttttatattattatattattatattataaaatttttttttttttgttctccTTTTGGGacgtatataaaatataaggaatatataaaaatatctacctaggaaataatatatatatataatatatatatatatatatatatatatatatattatgtaattgcattgatatattatttaatatatacattacatttattctttttgattatattttttttttttcggttttatatttatacctatatcttttaaaaatataccgTTCTTCAAAGAACTAGAgaagaattttttaaaagaggTAGATATAAAactaacaaaaaaaataaaataagatgaaataattaaataaataaataaataatagtataaatatatatatatacatatgtgtattaatatctttttatagttacctaattattatatatatatatatatttttatgaaatgaaaaaaaaaaatgatatgattatgttatttatacaataaatatgtatttatacaTAACATTTATGAATATTGGCTGAACTGTGTTCCTTTGTTAgtttatcaatatatatttatttttttttatttttttttttatttttttttttattttttttttttttttaatttttccttttgacgtttccaaaaaaaaatggaagagGAAGGGCGCATAAGTTACCACGAATACAAAAGgagattaaaaaaattaactgaggaaataaaaaaagagatgaaaaaaagtagtaacaaaaataaaaagagtGAGACATTATTGAATttagaagaaaaattaaataaactGAATgagttatataataaagaagatgACAACAAAAAGGTAGAAGAGAAttacaataatgatgataataataaggatGACCCTTTTCATACAAATACTTTATATCAAATGAATGTAATGTCAAAGAAAGCCTTAAggaatagaaaaaaaatggaacatAGAGAATATGAAGAAGAACAAATTGAAAAATCAAGAAATAAAGAAGGGGAGAAAgaatatgaagaattatCTTTGAAcctaaaaaaattaaataaaactaTTTATTCTATAGCACCTGATGGAAATTGCTTATATGAATCCATAATACATCAACTTAAATATAGAATACATACTTATCAATATACAATAACAGACTTTTTAAAacttataaataaagaacaaTTTTCTctagataatattaatttaaaagattatataaatacaaacttttttaattttaatatatttaataatataaatccaAATGATTTGAGTAGTGACCTTTTAAGATTTATTacttcaatatatttattacaaaataaagaattatttatcaattttatatatgattcaGATGATTGTGAAGACAacggtaaaaaaaaaaatgtatatatatatatatatatatatatatgaaacgATAAGATGAACaggaagaatatatattgtataagtATATTCGCTCTTATAATATTGTcacataaatatgtaaaattatatatatatatatatatatatatatatatatatatgtgtatttttttttttttttttttcagatACCTATTTCAAATATTGTGAAGATATAATTAAAGGTGTATATGggtaagaaaataaaataataatgtatcttttaaattttttttttgatcagATAACATTCTCcgtattattatgaatattataacaaattatatgtatatgaacaaatataaatatataaataaataaatatatatatatatatatatatatattcatttgaaTGTAtctattgtttttattttatagaaGCGAAATAGAAATAAAGGCTTTATCAAATATTctcaagaaaaaaattactgTTTATGATgtaaatatgaacatatcATATGTaagcatataaataaataaataaatatacctatatatatctatatatacatgttgatttatttgtaaacatttttatttgtgtctaatatttgtattaggAAGAAGACTGTGAAGAGGAATTATTCTTATGCTTTCATCATAAATTATATGCCCTAGGTAAGCATAATGATGTACATGTCAATATAACCatatgatgataaatatttGTAATGTTGTGTAGCTatcatttcttcttttttttttttttatttatattttctatattggttttttttttttttttttttttttttcatttattaggGAAGCACTACAACTCAGTCATTGATTTACCGTCGTAATGAAAAAAaccaaaataaataaaataaaaataaataagtccatattcatatatttatacatttttgtaaaattaaaaaatctaGACATTGGAaaggatatatttatttataatacatatatatatatatatatatatatatatatatatatatatatatatatatataaatgaataacctaaatatataattttatttttcttttttttttgtaaacaAAATTAATCATTATTTCATATACCAAATCtatatttacttatataattttgtggATCTATGATAACTCTTCcgtattttttcaaaaaattttatttaaaaaaaaaaatatcaaacTGAATAATGAAGTAATTTATAaaggtatataatatagggtaaaaaaaaaaaaaaaaaaaaaaaaaaaaacaaataaaaaaaataataaaataataataaaacctatagttttaattaaaataaaaacaaacacatatatatatatatatatatatatagatagatatatatagatatagagcacataaaaaatgttcacagaaaaaaaataaatcataaaaaagaaaaaattattaatattattcaaatatacaaaaaaaaaaaaaaaaaataaataaataatatatatatatatatatttaaaggtATAAACTTTGTTATATAGACATATATAACTATGTTGTATATCTaaacaaataatttatatctgTATACTCAACTGTAAAGATATTATGCAAAAccaaaatacaaatatacaaaaaaaaaaaaaaaaaaaaaatatatatatatatatatatatatatatatatataataaaaataaataataaaatatatgacatATTAATACTATGGAATAAaaatttgtaatattattatatttcatattatattaatttttattttatttttttaaaagcaaatagataaatataaatatatatatatatatatatatatatatatatatatatatttatttatttatttatccatatagattatataatatttcacttatcatattcttcataatattcttcatcatctttatcatcttcttcctcttcttctaaatcatcatcttcataatCGTCTTCTTCATCGTCGTCTTCTTCAATTTCTTTCCTTAAAGAATTTCTAGTTCTTTCATTAGGATAATTTGtttctataatattattcttatttatttcacaataaaatttattgcCCGTGTTAACAGGATAGTGATATTTCTTTTCATCTAAGGAAAATTCAACAGATCGTTTTAGATAGCTTTGGAGCAGTTCAGAAGAAGGGTATGGAGAAtctgaaaaaataaaaaaataagaaatatatatatatatatatattactacaACATATATGGAATAAGTTTATATGTCATATGCACATATTTCCATTAATAGgtaataatatcattttgcttattttttttactatacCCGATATTTGTCCTCTTTTATCTCGGGGTCTCCATTTGTTCTCATATTTTCGTATGGGTGGGTCGCatatttcttaatatataaaaagaaaaataaaaaagacataatgaaaaaaatatacttatatatatatatatatatatgtatttatttaatttcgTCAATATGCTTAAATATGATTacaatatgtacatatatagttaatataaaatgtccaataaattttttatctttaccTAGAAAATTAAATTCTGAACTTTTTAACAATTCAATAGCTTTCTTGGGGTTATAATCAACATGgtgtaatattttaaatgcaTATTCAGGTGTAAATGGATGCCATCCTAATTGACATTTCCAATTTTTGGCTAGCTCCTTTATAAATATTGCAAGCTCATAATCGTTTTTAATAACTAATTCGTATTGTCCTTCActtaaataattttctttcaTTCTTTCTAATAAATAAGGGGAATAAACCAATTCTGATTTGCTGGTTTCTAAAAGGAGAAAaacgaaaaaataaataaaaacataatcataagtatataatatatatatatatatatatatatatatgtatttatatatttatatattttcaaaaattcATACCATCATATTTTTCCGAATggctatttaaaaaaaaagtagacACGTTTGAAACTTGATAATTTTCTCCTACATTAATTTGGTTGGTATATTTGCTGCCTTCACTTTTTTGTTTGACtttatctttctttttttcaacaGTTCTATAAAATACAgcaaattaaaatatatatgtgtatatattaacatatatatatttatatatatatatatattttttttttttttttttttttttttttttttttatttctttatttattactttatcgttttaattttttttcttctttttaatgAAGCATCCACCGTTACAcctagaaaaaaaaaaaatatatatatataataaaataaggtaaatatattaaagataCATTCGTACTATGattttttctctttattGTTTAGCTTACCTCTTCTTTTACATAATGGGCAATACCAATAATTAAAATTGGGTTGTGGCTTGTCTGACGAACTGAGGcactatttaaaaaaaaaaaaaaaatacacatatacatacatacatatatatatatatatatatatacaatgaaACTtgttttatgaaaaaatagaaatataaaaacataactATATAAAATCACACATGTAGACACAaaattatgtatacatatataacatgaaaggattaaaaaatatatatatttatgtattttattttttattttttattttgtttatacatataaatgataagaTCTAATACAATTATCACAACAAACTAAATTCCCTCCATGATAACATTCATAACAAAATgaatcattttcattattatcactataatttttaatatctacATTAGCATCTGATggttttaaatttttattatttattttcttatcatTGTTATTGTATGTTCCAttcttgttattatttacGCCATTGCTTTTTATAGCATTAGTATCCTTACCCTTACTCTTAtctatacattttttttttactttattttgCATACtaacactttttttttccattccCTATTTTCAAATTAAAATAAGAACAAACTATTTATTATCGTTCTCATACacacaaaatatacatacacatacacatatatatatatatatatatatatatatatatatatatatttgtatatgtgcatacacgaaaaaaaaaaaaaaaaataataataatcaaaaagaaagtaaataaataaagggttacaaatattcaaatattcattgtttattatttttatacaaagaaataaaatattattatatatattaaaacttATTTTATAACTATATTACAatgtgatataatatataaaattgaatgattgtattaataaataaaagaaaaaattctGTTGCATTAAACGACTTGGAGTAACAATAAAcactttttataatattattattttattatatatatatatatatatattttttttttcttgtaaatttattttggacttaaaatttcttattttaaatatatacattaaacGTGGTTGAGGAAAACAaacagtaataataataatataaaagtccaaaatattttattatctttattatgaAATCTTTTAATGTTTTACAAAATTCAAACAAATGTATCTTTTATTCATttcttacatttttataatatttacaaaatatgtaatgtatactattatatatatatatatatattttttttctcaatgtatatttttcttgtgcttttacacttttttttttttttttttttttacacaaCATTACATGTAACAGATTTAATTTAttgatatgtatatatgtaatatatatattattattaatattatttattttatttttattttattttttttttttggagtatatttatattgcacacaatttttttatttttgtatgtaaaaaataatatatatatatatatatataaaaatatatgaatgtattttttcttttgtatattccttttattaaataaggaaaaaaataataataattttttattatatataaatatatatatttatatatatatgtatgtgtctaattttaaatgttaaccataatttgtattttttttttttaaatacatacataaaatgGATACGGTctcaattattatatatatatatatatatatatatatttatatattattttttttattattaaacatGTACCcatattattgttatgtcatgcatacacatatatctttttatacatgtattttattttatcacaCCTTTTTTGtacgaaataaaaaaaaaaaaaaaaaaaaaaaaaaaaaccaatataaatgtatattttatatttatatatcataaaaatattgtttgtataatatttttgagAATTAACAAATTGAGGTTATATGTAAGCATATGCCATATTTTAATTCCAGCTCcaatatttttcatacatTTTGGTTagtcataataattaaagttcaattaaaaaaaaaaataaataaataaataaaaaataataaataaataaaaaataataaaaaaataaaaataaatcaaaaaaaacaaaacaaagaacaaaaaaaaaaaaaaataaaaataaaacaaaaaaaaaacaaacaaggaacaaaaaaaaaaaaaaaaaaaaaaaaaaaatataaaataataataataataacaaaatagtCCTTctcatatttaataattattcttatatatccCATGTTTTTTCTCCATATAATTCCTCAAAAAATAGTATCATAATGTTTCCTCTTgctgtaattttttttgaatatataaaagttgTTTGGCTTCTACTTCCGCTTCTCTAGGCATTTGTGTAGTTAAATTAAATACAGCATTTCTGTGAGCATCTAGATATTTTTGATCATACATATCAGGAATATTTGTAGTGTCTTGATTTATCCATTTGTTTtgtaaatgaataaattcTAAAGGATGTCCAGGATGTAATGGTAATGTATCCAATATGTTTTCATTAGATGATTTGATTGTAGTTTCTTCATTTGATGAATTAAATTCTTCATttgataatttttcataagtTTCGTATGATTCTGAACATTCACATGTATGGTCAgatgatatattatcatctagTTGTTCTGTTTctccttttccttttttcttatttgtttcatatttttcatttttcatttgatCATGTTCTTGTTTTAAGTCAGCATTAACTCTCATCCATAATGCCAAATTATCTACTTCATATAATTCTTCtggatttattttttttattccctTTGGATATTCTCGAACAGTAATTTTGGAATCTGTAGGTaccattttaattatattgtgGTATACTAAATATGGTTTCTCTATTAAACAGTCGACTTGATAAATTTTATCTGTCCATGTAATTTTgggtattatttttttacttacAGGAACAGGTACATACTTatcattaaatttaaaaaccGGAACATCCACGTCAATAATTTTAGGTTTCGGTACAATATATGGTACTGGTAAATTTATTGGTATATcaattttcttatttacTTCTATTACTTTTTCTACATTCGGTACGAATACATTTTcgattattttattttcttcaacaTCGATTTGAGGTCCGAAAGGTTCTAGTaaatttgtaatattattatttatatgtttatatgtacGATCATTAATATGTcccattttatttatattatttggtaataaatgattttgtcctatataattttttttttttgttaaatctTTATACATTTCATTATCATATTGTGATTCATTCCACTTTGTGTTTAAATCTTTATCAACATAATTATACACATCTTCTAcaatttcttcttctttaaaacttattttttccttcacCTGAAGAACATCCACTTTTTTTTCAgttattatgttttttattacaGGTTTctttatgatattatattttataacctCTTTAGGAACATATTTTACCTTTTCTATAATTACTGGATCATATACCATTTTGTctacatattttaattcgggaacttgtattattttattttgatattcAAATTGGTATTTtgatttttcttcatttatattttcatctcTATTATTCtttgaaaaattattttcactATGAGAAGGGTTATTTATTAAAGGCACCATAATACAATTTTTAGAACtttccattttattattattttcttttaataaattatttttataaaaatatcctTCCTTAACATTATTCCTATGGTTATTAACAAAATTTAGTTGTTCTGGATTATAATGAGACATTATCttatttgtaataaataatttaaaaaaaaaaaaaaaaaaaaaaaaaaaaaaaaaaaaaaaaaaaaacaaaaa
This Plasmodium falciparum 3D7 genome assembly, chromosome: 11 DNA region includes the following protein-coding sequences:
- a CDS encoding dolichol-phosphate mannosyltransferase, which gives rise to MVIRFFLFVITLLGLCINMVCCNFKYSIILPTYNEKENLPYLIYMIIDELNKHEIKFEIIVIDDNSQDGTADVYKKLQNIFKDEELLLIQRKGKLGLGSAYMEGLKNVTGDFVIIMDADLSHHPKYIYNFIKKQREKNCDIVTGTRYKNQGGISGWSFNRIIISRVANFLAQFLLFINLSDLTGSFRLYKTNVLKELMQSINNTGYVFQMEVLVRAYKMGKSIEEVGYVFVDRLFGKSKLETTDILQYLSGLFKLFWSI
- a CDS encoding OTU domain-containing protein, putative, whose translation is MEEEGRISYHEYKRRLKKLTEEIKKEMKKSSNKNKKSETLLNLEEKLNKLNELYNKEDDNKKVEENYNNDDNNKDDPFHTNTLYQMNVMSKKALRNRKKMEHREYEEEQIEKSRNKEGEKEYEELSLNLKKLNKTIYSIAPDGNCLYESIIHQLKYRIHTYQYTITDFLKLINKEQFSLDNINLKDYINTNFFNFNIFNNINPNDLSSDLLRFITSIYLLQNKELFINFIYDSDDCEDNDTYFKYCEDIIKGVYGSEIEIKALSNILKKKITVYDVNMNISYEEDCEEELFLCFHHKLYALGKHYNSVIDLPS
- a CDS encoding EELM2 domain-containing protein, putative; amino-acid sequence: MEKKSVSMQNKVKKKCIDKSKGKDTNAIKSNGVNNNKNGTYNNNDKKINNKNLKPSDANVDIKNYSDNNENDSFCYECYHGGNLVCCDNCIRSYHLYCLSSSDKPQPNFNYWYCPLCKRRGVTVDASLKRRKKIKTIKTVEKKKDKVKQKSEGSKYTNQINVGENYQVSNVSTFFLNSHSEKYDETSKSELVYSPYLLERMKENYLSEGQYELVIKNDYELAIFIKELAKNWKCQLGWHPFTPEYAFKILHHVDYNPKKAIELLKSSEFNFLEICDPPIRKYENKWRPRDKRGQISDSPYPSSELLQSYLKRSVEFSLDEKKYHYPVNTGNKFYCEINKNNIIETNYPNERTRNSLRKEIEEDDDEEDDYEDDDLEEEEEDDKDDEEYYEEYDK
- a CDS encoding inner membrane complex protein 1b, putative, translated to MSHYNPEQLNFVNNHRNNVKEGYFYKNNLLKENNNKMESSKNCIMVPLINNPSHSENNFSKNNRDENINEEKSKYQFEYQNKIIQVPELKYVDKMVYDPVIIEKVKYVPKEVIKYNIIKKPVIKNIITEKKVDVLQVKEKISFKEEEIVEDVYNYVDKDLNTKWNESQYDNEMYKDLTKKKNYIGQNHLLPNNINKMGHINDRTYKHINNNITNLLEPFGPQIDVEENKIIENVFVPNVEKVIEVNKKIDIPINLPVPYIVPKPKIIDVDVPVFKFNDKYVPVPVSKKIIPKITWTDKIYQVDCLIEKPYLVYHNIIKMVPTDSKITVREYPKGIKKINPEELYEVDNLALWMRVNADLKQEHDQMKNEKYETNKKKGKGETEQLDDNISSDHTCECSESYETYEKLSNEEFNSSNEETTIKSSNENILDTLPLHPGHPLEFIHLQNKWINQDTTNIPDMYDQKYLDAHRNAVFNLTTQMPREAEVEAKQLLYIQKKLQQEETL